A region from the Perca fluviatilis chromosome 16, GENO_Pfluv_1.0, whole genome shotgun sequence genome encodes:
- the ltbp3 gene encoding latent-transforming growth factor beta-binding protein 3 isoform X2 — protein sequence MPTLIAHLLVIWLSVHRLVWCTERSSTRERFKVVIAPLICKRICLKGQCQDTCEQGNNTTLIAENGQAADTLIGQGFRVVVCPLTCMNGGVCSSRKHCLCPPGFTGRLCQFPLQQTQQAQAARGNKQPVYPISLKPDGQKLVEQLSIGRTQLTQTHSVFTLPMSHSSEVQFNVRVHHTPDTSVVIQPLDQSDVKPPHKTGPRPIPARHKPKGRCFQETTPKQACNSTPLPVLTNQEDCCGSVGNSWGQNKCYQCPKLPNASVKHTIVEDYGSTCPQGYKRFNSTHCQDINECSMQGVCQNGDCLNTLGSFKCSCKAGLVLDRNRCVESPAEQAQCFRIASEARGCEHALPTHLTQEMCCCTVGKAWGHNCERCPQVGTVAFSKICPAGKGYFLQNIRETVAFPPIIFRKHDKEEPKQPERPPEMATAAQPSPTTTTSSPRVPAETDECSLSRSICGHGECENSLNGHICHCHLGYHLNPLRNICEDDNECDSEPCGYGRGICVNIEGGYKCLCRQGYKHMVQHGRLKCVDVNECSKQDICGVGGQCVNLPGSYKCECHSGFRSKSHRHPTCEDINECLNPDTCPNEQCENTPGSYECVPCLPGHEARTGKCYDINECQKPGICPNGRCENLPGDYRCLCNEGFLPSSDSKGCRDIDECEDVRLCAYGHCINTEGSFQCQCYPGYQRTQEGSHCEDINECERPSNCQRGRCINSMGSYHCECQKGYTLVGGRRCQDIDECAADRSLCQPFGSCENRPGSYVCACNHGFVLSEDKHSCEAVRVLMDEKKECYLNLDDTVFCDSVLATNVTKQECCCSIGVGWGDHCEIYPCPVSQSAEFHFLCPNGQGLYYDEGLLYSLPVYHDIDECSLFADEICKKGRCENTQPGYECYCQQGFYYDGNLLECIDVNECHDESLCTNGHCVNTEGSFFCNCNRPWTPDSNKKKCVIATIADVNECEDPVNCKNGHCVDTPGSYYCICSPPWTLATDRNSCVTPEEQADVNECQDPSYCKNGRCENTPGSFHCFCDPPLTFSAALKQCVYDDRTAAHKDVCFLQVDEGLICSEPRNGMVVTYSECCCHYGRGWGPECNTCPPRNSEMFSRLCEMHLETESDGEQDFLAAFANYNPGDSSEEDSDECSCVNGRCVRSYLGTMCECNTGFRLDHSRTRCIDIDECAEPGAHASPCKNARCVNTAGSYKCFCKHGFVATRRPNTCVRRRTR from the exons ATGCCCACTCTGATCGCCCATCTGCTTGTCATCTGGCTGAGCGTCCACAGGCTGGTGTGGTGCACGGAGCGCTCCTCCACACGGGAGCGCTTCAAGGTGGTCATCGCTCCTCTCATCTGCAAGCGGATCTGCCTGAAGGGACAGTGTCAGGATACCTGCGAGCAGGGCAACAACACCACGCTGATCGCGGAGAACGGGCAGGCGGCAGACACGCTCATCGGACAGGGCTTCAGGGTCG TTGTGTGTCCCCTGACGTGTATGAATGGAGGAGTATGCAGCTCGAGGAAACACTGCCTGTGCCCGCCTGGCTTCACCGGTCGGCTCTGCCAGTTTCCACTCCAGCAGACGCAGCAAGCTCAGGCAGCGCGGGGCAACAAGCAGCCTGTCTATCCCATATCTTTGAAGCCAGACGGCCAGAAACTAGTGGAGCAATTAAGCATAGGGCGTACCCagttgacacaaacacactctgttTTCACCCTACCCATGTCACACTCATCTGAAG TGCAGTTTAATGTTCGTGTTCACCACACGCCAGACACCTCTGTAGTCATTCAACCCCTCGACCAATCGGATGTCAAGCCTCCTCACAAGACAGGGCCACGCCCGATTCCTGCCAGACACAAACCAAAGGGGCGCTGCTTCCAGGAGACCACACCCAAACAAGCT TGCAACAGCACCCCGCTTCCTGTTCTGACCAATCAGGAGGATTGCTGTGGCAGTGTGGGGAATTCATGGGGACAAAACAAGTGTTATCAGTGCCCCAAACTACCAA ATGCATCAGTCAAGCATACCATTGTGGAAGACTACGGCTCGACCTGTCCGCAAGGCTATAAAAGATTCAACAGCACTCACTGTCAAG ATATCAACGAGTGCTCCATGCAGGGCGTCTGTCAGAATGGAGACTGCCTGAACACACTGGGCAGCTTCAAATGTTCCTGCAAGGCCGGTTTGGTGTTGGACAGGAATCGATGTGTTG AGTCTCCTGCTGAGCAGGCTCAGTGCTTCCGGATAGCGTCCGAGGCGAGGGGCTGCGAGCACGCACTGCCCACCCACCTCACCCAGGAGATGTGCTGCTGCACGGTGGGCAAAGCCTGGGGCCACAACTGTGAAAGATGTCCTCAGGTGGGCACAG TGGCCTTCAGTAAGATCTGCCCTGCTGGGAAAGGATACTTTCTCCAAAATATAAGAGAGACCGTGGCCTTCCCTCCCATCATCTTCCGCAAGCATGACAAGGAGG AACCTAAGCAGCCG GAGAGGCCTCCAGAGATGGCGACTGCTGCACAGCCGtctcccaccaccaccaccagcagtcCTCGTGTGCCTG CAGAGACAGATGAATGCAGTCTAAGCAGGAGCATTTGTGGTCATGGAGAGTGTGAAAACAGCCTGAATGGCCACATCTGTCACTGTCACCTTGGCTACCATCTCAATCCACTGAGGAACATCTGTGAGG ATGATAATGAATGTGATTCAGAACCGTGCGGGTACGGCAGAGGCATTTGCGTCAACATAGAAGGAGGTTACAAATGCCTCTGTCGTCAGGGCTATAAACACATGGTGCAGCATGGGAGACTCAAGTGCGTAG ATGTGAATGAGTGCTCTAAGCAGGACATCTGTGGTGTCGGAGGCCAGTGTGTGAACCTGCCTGGTTCTTATAAATGTGAATGTCACAGCGGCTTTAGGAGCAAGTCACACCGTCACCCAACATGTGAAG ACATTAATGAGTGTTTGAACCCCGACACTTGTCCCAATGAGCAATGTGAGAACACACCAGGCTCATATGAGTGTGTGCCTTGCTTGCCTGGTCACGAGGCCCGCACTGGCAAGTGTTATG ATATTAATGAGTGTCAGAAGCCTGGCATCTGTCCTAATGGGCGCTGTGAGAACCTCCCTGGTGATTACCGCTGCCTGTGCAACGAGGGCTTCCTCCCATCTTCAGACAGCAAAGGTTGCCGTG ACATTGATGAATGTGAGGACGTCAGGCTGTGTGCTTATGGCCACTGCATCAATACAGAAGGCTCCTTCCAGTGCCAGTGCTACCCGGGATACCAGCGCACACAGGAGGGCAGCCACTGCGAAG ATATCAATGAGTGTGAGAGGCCATCAAACTGTCAGAGGGGCCGTTGTATCAACAGTATGGGCTCATACCACTGCGAGTGCCAGAAGGGCTACACACTGGTGGGAGGCAGGAGGTGCCAAG ACATAGACGAATGTGCCGCAGACAGAAGTCTCTGCCAGCCCTTCGGCTCTTGTGAGAACAGACCAGGATCGTATGTGTGTGCCTGCAATCACGGTTTTGTCCTCTCAGAGGACAAACACAGCTGTGAGG CAGTTCGAGTGCTGATGGATGAGAAGAAGGAATGCTACTTGAACCTCGATGACACTGTGTTCTGCGACAGCGTTCTGGCCACCAACGTCACCAAGCAGGAGTGCTGCTGCTCCATTGGAGTGGGATGGGGAGATCACTGTGAGATCTATCCCTGTCCTGTCTCCCAATCAG CCGAGTTCCACTTCCTGTGTCCAAATGGGCAAGGCCTCTACTATGATGAAGGACTCCTGTACAGCCTGCCTGTCTACCATG ATATCGACGAGTGTTCTTTGTTCGCTGATGAAATCTGCAAGAAGGGTCGCTGTGAGAACACACAGCCAGGCTACGAGTGCTACTGTCAACAGGGCTTCTACTATGACGGCAACCTTCTTGAGTGCATTG ATGTGAACGAATGCCACGACGAGTCTCTGTGCACTAATGGTCACTGCGTCAACACCGAAGGGTCGTTCTTCTGCAACTGTAACCGGCCCTGGACTCCAGACTCCAACAAGAAGAAGTGTGTGATAGCAACAATTGCAG atgTGAATGAGTGTGAGGACCCAGTCAACTGTAAGAATGGCCACTGTGTGGACACTCCAGGGTCGTATTACTGCATCTGCTCTCCGCCCTGGACCCTGGCCACCGACCGTAACAGTTGTGTGACTCCTGAGGAGCAGGCTG ATGTGAATGAGTGCCAGGACCCCTCGTACTGTAAGAATGGGAGGTGTGAGAACACGCCCGGCTCCTTTCACTGTTTTTGCGACCCTCCCCTCACCTTCAGTGCAGCGCTGAAACAGTGCGTCTATGACG ATCGCACTGCTGCCCACAAGGATGTGTGTTTCCTGCAGGTTGACGAGGGCTTGATCTGCAGCGAGCCCAGGAACGGCATGGTGGTGACCTACTCAGAGTGCTGCTGTCACTACGGTCGTGGCTGGGGGCCCGAGTGTAACACCTGTCCACCCAGAAACTCAG agatgttTAGTCGTCTGTGTGAGATGCATCTGGAGACAGAGTCCGATGGGGAGCAGGATTTCCTGGCAGCTTTCGCCAACTACAACCCAG gtgacAGTTCAGAGGAGGATTCGGACGAATGCAGCTGTGTAAATGGTCGCTGTGTTCGCTCCTACCTGGGCACCATGTGTGAATGTAACACAGGCTTTAGGCTGGACCACTCCCGCACCCGCTGTATAG aCATTGATGAGTGTGCAGAACCAGGAGCTCATGCCAGTCCATGCAAGAACGCTCGCTGTGTGAACACCGCTGGCTCATACAAATGCTTCTGCAAACACGGCTTTGTGGCCACACGCAGGCCAAACACATGTGTCCGACGCAGAACTCGGTAA